One window from the genome of Serinibacter salmoneus encodes:
- the dapD gene encoding 2,3,4,5-tetrahydropyridine-2,6-dicarboxylate N-succinyltransferase, with the protein MTRHAWGIGLATISEISDTILDTWFPSPQLGQDPGGGPWDTPADLQALETSDPDRRVRRRIRRVVIDLDAPPADASDAYLRLHLLSHRLVEPNSINLDGLFGVLTNVVWTSAGPCDVTDFEATRMRLLARHPGLTVESIDKFPRMVDYVTPTGVRIGDASRVRLGAHLAPGTTVMHEGFVNFNAGSLGTSMIEGRVSQGVVVGDGSDIGGGASIMGTLSGGGKERVVIGRNCLLGANAGLGISLGDGCVVEAGLYLTAGTKVRVLGDLGVDVSHAKRDDDGTPLLSARALSGATFLLFRRHSVTGAVEALPRGERTVELNAALHAH; encoded by the coding sequence ATGACTCGACACGCCTGGGGCATCGGCCTTGCGACCATCTCGGAGATCTCCGACACCATCCTGGACACCTGGTTCCCCTCCCCGCAGCTCGGGCAGGACCCGGGCGGCGGCCCGTGGGACACCCCGGCGGACCTGCAGGCGCTGGAGACCTCCGACCCCGACCGCCGGGTGCGCCGCCGCATCCGGCGGGTGGTCATCGACCTGGACGCGCCGCCCGCGGACGCGAGCGACGCCTACCTGCGGCTGCACCTGCTCTCCCACCGCCTCGTGGAGCCGAACTCGATCAACCTCGACGGGTTGTTCGGGGTGCTCACCAACGTGGTGTGGACCTCCGCCGGTCCCTGCGATGTGACCGACTTCGAGGCCACCCGGATGCGCCTGCTGGCGCGTCACCCCGGCCTGACCGTCGAGAGCATCGACAAGTTCCCGCGGATGGTCGACTACGTCACCCCCACCGGGGTGCGCATCGGGGATGCCTCCCGCGTGCGCCTGGGCGCTCACCTGGCGCCCGGCACCACCGTGATGCACGAGGGCTTCGTCAACTTCAACGCCGGATCGCTGGGCACGTCGATGATCGAGGGCCGGGTCTCCCAGGGCGTGGTCGTGGGCGACGGCTCGGACATCGGCGGCGGCGCCTCGATCATGGGCACGCTCTCGGGCGGCGGCAAGGAGCGCGTCGTCATCGGTCGCAACTGCCTGCTCGGCGCGAACGCGGGCCTGGGCATCAGCCTCGGCGACGGCTGCGTCGTCGAGGCCGGCCTGTACCTCACCGCGGGTACCAAGGTGCGGGTGCTGGGCGACCTGGGCGTGGACGTCTCCCACGCGAAGCGGGACGACGACGGTACCCCCCTGCTCTCGGCGCGCGCCCTGTCCGGTGCCACCTTCCTGCTCTTCCGCCGCCACTCCGTCACGGGCGCGGTCGAGGCCCTCCCGCGGGGCGAGCGGACCGTGGAGCTGAACGCCGCGCTGCACGCGCACTGA
- a CDS encoding NUDIX domain-containing protein, giving the protein MTRDVNDAWVECACGARHWGRQGAAGLALADEGALVLQHRSARSHHGGTWGLPGGAVQHGESSLAAALREAQEETSLPPSAARPHATIVLDHGTWRYTTVLAHASVPRPRVRPVDWESDDVAWVAQEEIAERELLPAFADAWPTIRRLLQARPLLVVDAANVVGSVPDGWWRDRAGAATRLLASIRSASRGGFPAAWFALEGAVLAWPRIVVVLEGAARGACEPATDDTAPTHRPAFRTPQVLRAERDGDTAVADLLGGLPPLEREHAALVTADRGLRARTAGTRHLGPGTFRSALRTLEG; this is encoded by the coding sequence GTGACCCGCGATGTGAACGACGCCTGGGTGGAGTGCGCCTGCGGCGCCCGGCACTGGGGCCGCCAGGGCGCGGCCGGTCTGGCGCTGGCGGACGAGGGCGCGCTCGTCCTGCAGCATCGCAGCGCGCGAAGCCACCACGGCGGCACCTGGGGCCTACCGGGTGGCGCCGTCCAGCACGGCGAGTCCTCACTCGCTGCCGCCCTGCGGGAGGCGCAGGAGGAGACCTCCCTCCCACCGAGCGCCGCCCGTCCCCATGCCACGATCGTGCTGGATCACGGCACTTGGCGGTACACGACCGTGCTCGCCCATGCGAGCGTGCCGCGGCCCCGGGTGCGCCCGGTGGACTGGGAGTCCGACGACGTGGCGTGGGTCGCACAGGAGGAGATCGCCGAGCGCGAGCTCCTGCCTGCGTTCGCGGATGCGTGGCCCACGATCCGGCGGTTGCTCCAGGCACGCCCGCTCCTGGTGGTGGATGCCGCCAACGTGGTCGGGTCCGTGCCCGACGGCTGGTGGCGCGATCGCGCGGGAGCCGCCACGCGCCTCCTGGCCTCGATCCGCTCGGCCTCCCGGGGCGGGTTCCCCGCCGCGTGGTTCGCCCTCGAGGGTGCCGTGCTCGCCTGGCCGCGCATCGTGGTGGTCCTGGAAGGGGCGGCGCGCGGTGCCTGCGAACCCGCCACCGATGACACGGCCCCGACGCACCGGCCAGCCTTCCGCACGCCGCAGGTACTACGAGCCGAGCGGGACGGCGACACGGCGGTGGCCGATCTGCTCGGCGGCCTACCGCCCCTCGAGCGGGAGCACGCGGCGCTGGTCACCGCGGACCGGGGACTGCGCGCGCGCACCGCAGGAACGAGACACCTCGGGCCGGGCACATTCCGCTCCGCGCTGCGTACCCTAGAGGGATGA
- a CDS encoding citrate synthase, whose amino-acid sequence MSGTSDATLSVGETTLTLERVSAVEGNDGLSIQRLLGTTGDVTYDPGFGNTANCQSGITFIDGAEGILRYRGYPIEELAQHSGYLETSYLLGKGELPSTEQFEAFETRVLRHTHVHEDFRRLIASFPRSAHPMAIISSAVSALPGFYPEVFEVAGEDVEELATVLLLAKLPTIVAYVLRHTRGQRMPDAEPENGFVRDFLRMALHEVRDPEVPDEVVSAMDKLLLLHADHEQNCSTATVRNVGSAHANLFLSVAAGINALSGPLHGGANEAVLTMLEEIRDTHGDVNTFVNKVKDKSSDVRLMGFGHRVYKNYDPRAAIVKSAADEVLGSLGMSDDLLDLARELEDVALNDDYFVQRKLYPNVDFYTGLIYRAIGFPTSMFTPLFALGRMPGWIAQWREMMHDPSTRIARPRQVYTGPAMRGYVPMAER is encoded by the coding sequence ATGTCGGGAACGAGCGACGCCACCCTGAGCGTCGGCGAGACCACGCTCACCCTGGAGCGCGTCAGCGCGGTGGAGGGCAATGACGGCCTGTCGATCCAGCGGTTGCTGGGTACGACTGGTGACGTGACCTACGACCCGGGTTTCGGGAACACGGCCAACTGCCAGTCGGGCATCACCTTCATCGACGGCGCCGAAGGCATCCTGCGCTATCGCGGCTACCCGATCGAGGAACTCGCCCAGCATTCCGGTTACCTGGAGACCTCCTACCTGCTCGGCAAGGGCGAACTGCCCAGCACGGAGCAGTTCGAGGCCTTCGAGACCCGGGTGCTGCGGCACACGCACGTGCACGAGGACTTCCGCCGCCTCATCGCCTCCTTCCCCCGCAGTGCCCACCCGATGGCGATCATCTCCTCCGCGGTCTCCGCGCTCCCGGGGTTCTACCCCGAGGTGTTCGAGGTGGCCGGTGAGGACGTCGAGGAGCTCGCGACCGTCCTGCTGCTCGCCAAACTGCCGACCATCGTGGCCTACGTGCTGCGGCACACGCGTGGGCAGCGCATGCCAGACGCGGAGCCGGAGAACGGGTTCGTGCGCGACTTCCTGCGGATGGCGCTGCACGAGGTGCGCGACCCGGAGGTCCCCGACGAGGTCGTCTCCGCGATGGACAAGCTGCTGCTGCTGCACGCCGACCACGAGCAGAACTGCTCCACCGCCACGGTGCGCAACGTGGGCTCGGCTCACGCGAACCTCTTCCTCTCGGTGGCTGCCGGCATCAACGCCCTGTCCGGCCCGCTGCACGGCGGCGCGAACGAGGCCGTGCTGACCATGCTGGAGGAGATCCGGGACACGCACGGCGACGTGAACACCTTCGTGAACAAGGTGAAGGACAAGAGCAGCGACGTGCGGCTGATGGGCTTCGGCCACCGCGTGTACAAGAACTACGACCCGCGCGCGGCGATCGTGAAGTCGGCCGCGGACGAGGTGCTCGGATCGCTCGGGATGAGCGATGACCTCCTGGACCTGGCGCGTGAACTCGAGGACGTGGCGCTCAACGACGACTACTTCGTGCAGCGCAAGCTCTACCCGAACGTCGACTTCTACACGGGTCTGATCTACCGCGCCATCGGGTTCCCGACCTCGATGTTCACACCACTGTTCGCGCTGGGGCGGATGCCGGGATGGATCGCGCAGTGGCGCGAGATGATGCACGACCCCTCCACCCGGATCGCCCGTCCGCGCCAGGTGTACACCGGGCCTGCCATGCGCGGCTACGTGCCCATGGCCGAGCGGTAG